In Populus trichocarpa isolate Nisqually-1 chromosome 7, P.trichocarpa_v4.1, whole genome shotgun sequence, the following proteins share a genomic window:
- the LOC7473115 gene encoding uncharacterized protein LOC7473115 isoform X2, whose translation MVDVTHCRLYYKRVEAGKQYPVLCRRLASLNEQFISNKDPSGGFDFVSGRKIEQKMVDYNLEAERFGGYAYEELSEVSPDHKFLAYTMYDKDNDSFRLSVRNLNSGALCSKPQADRVSNLAWAKDGQALLYVVTDQHKRPSRIYCSMIGSTEEDVLLLDEPAENVYVNIRHTKDFRFVTVNTFSTTFSKVFLINAADPLSGITLVWECEAQAHCIVEHHQGYLYLFTDAARRGQLVDHHYLLRCPVNASSGPRIWERVFDDDRDMVIEDVDFCNTHLTLIIREKCSFRLCSVPLPMPARKDAVRLKELNPTFLPLPNHVSQIWPGPNYDYYSSTMRFTISSPVMPDAVVDYELSSGNWNIVQQQNLLYERTRILYGTTSSGGIANGSSNNLNSDFLNEIKSEDDNLWNCLSEFYACEQYDVSSYDGVMVPLTILYSRKNKNNNQNPGLLHGHGAYGELLDKRWRNDLKSLLDRGWVIAYADVRGGGGHGKAWHHNGRQQKKLNSIKDFVSCAKFLVENEFVQENKLAGWGYSAGGLLVAAAINSCPDLFRAAILKVPFLDATSTLLHPILPLTAADYEEFGCPGDIDDFHAIMKYCPYANIQKDVLYPAVLITSSFNTRFGVWEAAKWAARVREHTIYDPKRPILLNLTTDIVEENRYLQCKESALETAFLIKMMES comes from the exons ATG GTGGATGTTACTCACTGTAGGTTGTATTATAAAAGAGTTGAAGCGGGAAAGCAGTATCCTGTGCTTTGTAGGAGATTGGCAAGCTTAAATGAACAATTCATTTCGAATAAAGATCCTTCGGGCgggtttgattttgtttctggGAGAAAAATTGAGCAGAAGATGGTTGATTACAATCTAGAAGCTGAGAGATTTGGAG GTTATGCTTATGAAGAATTATCAGAAGTGTCACCTGATCATAAGTTTCTTGCATATACTATGTATGATAAGGACAATGACTCCTTTAGATTGTCTGTACGGAATTTGAATTCTGGTGCATTGTGTAGTAAGCCCCAAGCAGATCGAGTTTCGAATTTGGCTTGGGCCAAGGATGGACAAGCATTGTTGTATGTTGTTACTGATCAACATAAGAGGCCTAGTCG AATATATTGTAGCATGATCGGATCAACCGAGGAAGATGTTTTGCTTCTAGATGAGCCAGCAGAAAATGTTTATGTTAACATACGACACACGAAGGATTTCCGCTTTGTGACTGTAAATACTTTCTCTACAACATTCTCAAAG GTCTTTCTCATAAATGCAGCCGATCCATTATCTGGCATTACTTTAGTTTGGGAATGTGAAGCTCAAGCCCACTGCATAGTTGAACATCATCAAGGATACCTTTACTTGTTTACTGATGCTGCCAGAAGGGGCCAATTGGTTGATCATCACTATCTTCTTCGATGTCCAGTTAATGCTTCTTCTGGTCCAAGGATCTGGGAG AGAGTATTTGATGATGACCGAGATATGGTTATTGAAGATGTTGATTTCTGTAATACACACTTGACACTAATCATACGGGAAAAATGCAGCTTTAGACTTTGTTCAGTTCCTCTACCTATGCCTGCTAGGAAG GATGCAGTTAGACTGAAAGAACTTAACCCTACTTTCCTTCCTCTTCCAAATCATGTTTCTCAAATTTGGCCTGGACCAAATTATGACTACTACTCATCAACCATGCGCTTTACCATATCATCACCTGTG ATGCCTGACGCCGTAGTTGATTATGAGCTGTCAAGTGGCAATTGGAATATTGTCCAACAGCAAAATTTGCTCTATGAAAGAACAAGAATTTTGTATGGGACAACCTCCTCAGGAGGCATTGCCAATGGATCCTCGAATAATTTGAACTCTGATTTTCTAAATGAAATCAAATCTGAAGATGATAACTTGTGGAATTGCCTCTCAGAGTTTTATGCTTGCGAACAATATGATGTCTCCTCATATGATGGAGTTATGGTTCCTTTAACAATTCTGTACTcacgcaaaaacaaaaataataatcaaaatcctGGTTTGCTTCATGGGCATGGAGCTTATGGTGAGTTACTTGACAAGCGGTGGCGCAATGATTTGAAAAGCCTTCTTGATCGTGGTTGGGTTATTGCATATGCTGATGTTAG AGGTGGAGGTGGTCATGGTAAGGCATGGCATCATAATGGTAGACAACAgaagaaacttaattcaatcAAAGATTTTGTCTCCTGTGCCAAGTTCCTCgttgaaaatgagtttgtgCAAGAAAACAAGCTTGCTGGTTGGGGATATAGTGCTGGAGGACTTTTGGTGGCTGCTGCCATTAATAGTTGCCCAGATTTATTTCGTGCTGCCATTTTGAAG GTTCCCTTTTTAGATGCAACCAGCACTCTTCTCCATCCCATTTTACCACTCACAGCAGCTGACTATGAAGAGTTTGGGTGTCCAGGGGACATTGATGATTTTCATGCCATAATGAAATATTGTCCTTATGCCAATATTCAGAAAGATGTCCTTTATCCTGCCGTGTTGATAACCTCGTCCTTTAATACACG ATTTGGGGTTTGGGAAGCAGCAAAATGGGCTGCACGAGTTCGTGAACATACTATTTATGATCCCAAACGCCCGATACTACTTAACTTAACTACGGATATAGTGGAGGAAAACAGATACCTGCAATGCAAGGAATCAGCATTAGAAACTGCATTTCTTATAAAGATGATGGAATCATAA
- the LOC7473115 gene encoding uncharacterized protein LOC7473115 isoform X1 encodes MRHLLTTTFHRHNHRLPTILHHLLIRHYRPPKPPAPPAPPKHPKPPQKPQSFTFHDATWEDPYSWMSHLNDKVAMRHMDIYMEQEEKYTEAVMSDTEKLQSKLQSEMASRLHFDLSTSPIRWGPWLYYKRVEAGKQYPVLCRRLASLNEQFISNKDPSGGFDFVSGRKIEQKMVDYNLEAERFGGYAYEELSEVSPDHKFLAYTMYDKDNDSFRLSVRNLNSGALCSKPQADRVSNLAWAKDGQALLYVVTDQHKRPSRIYCSMIGSTEEDVLLLDEPAENVYVNIRHTKDFRFVTVNTFSTTFSKVFLINAADPLSGITLVWECEAQAHCIVEHHQGYLYLFTDAARRGQLVDHHYLLRCPVNASSGPRIWERVFDDDRDMVIEDVDFCNTHLTLIIREKCSFRLCSVPLPMPARKDAVRLKELNPTFLPLPNHVSQIWPGPNYDYYSSTMRFTISSPVMPDAVVDYELSSGNWNIVQQQNLLYERTRILYGTTSSGGIANGSSNNLNSDFLNEIKSEDDNLWNCLSEFYACEQYDVSSYDGVMVPLTILYSRKNKNNNQNPGLLHGHGAYGELLDKRWRNDLKSLLDRGWVIAYADVRGGGGHGKAWHHNGRQQKKLNSIKDFVSCAKFLVENEFVQENKLAGWGYSAGGLLVAAAINSCPDLFRAAILKVPFLDATSTLLHPILPLTAADYEEFGCPGDIDDFHAIMKYCPYANIQKDVLYPAVLITSSFNTRFGVWEAAKWAARVREHTIYDPKRPILLNLTTDIVEENRYLQCKESALETAFLIKMMES; translated from the exons ATGCGTCACCTCTTAACCACGACTTTCCACCGCCACAACCACCGTCTGCCCACCATTCTTCACCACCTACTCATCCGCCACTATAGACCACCCAAACCACCAGCCCCACCAGCCCCTCCAAAACATCCAAAACCACCGCAAaaacctcaatctttcacatTCCATGATGCTACCTGGGAAGACCCATATAGCTGGATGTCGCACTTAAATGACAAAGTAGCTATGAGACACATGGATATTTACATGGAACAAGAAGAGAAGTACACAGAAGCTGTCATGTCTGATACCGAGAAACTTCAAAGTAAACTCCAGTCTGAAATGGCTTCAAGACTGCATTTTGACCTCTCTACCTCTCCCATTCGCTGGGGTCCATG GTTGTATTATAAAAGAGTTGAAGCGGGAAAGCAGTATCCTGTGCTTTGTAGGAGATTGGCAAGCTTAAATGAACAATTCATTTCGAATAAAGATCCTTCGGGCgggtttgattttgtttctggGAGAAAAATTGAGCAGAAGATGGTTGATTACAATCTAGAAGCTGAGAGATTTGGAG GTTATGCTTATGAAGAATTATCAGAAGTGTCACCTGATCATAAGTTTCTTGCATATACTATGTATGATAAGGACAATGACTCCTTTAGATTGTCTGTACGGAATTTGAATTCTGGTGCATTGTGTAGTAAGCCCCAAGCAGATCGAGTTTCGAATTTGGCTTGGGCCAAGGATGGACAAGCATTGTTGTATGTTGTTACTGATCAACATAAGAGGCCTAGTCG AATATATTGTAGCATGATCGGATCAACCGAGGAAGATGTTTTGCTTCTAGATGAGCCAGCAGAAAATGTTTATGTTAACATACGACACACGAAGGATTTCCGCTTTGTGACTGTAAATACTTTCTCTACAACATTCTCAAAG GTCTTTCTCATAAATGCAGCCGATCCATTATCTGGCATTACTTTAGTTTGGGAATGTGAAGCTCAAGCCCACTGCATAGTTGAACATCATCAAGGATACCTTTACTTGTTTACTGATGCTGCCAGAAGGGGCCAATTGGTTGATCATCACTATCTTCTTCGATGTCCAGTTAATGCTTCTTCTGGTCCAAGGATCTGGGAG AGAGTATTTGATGATGACCGAGATATGGTTATTGAAGATGTTGATTTCTGTAATACACACTTGACACTAATCATACGGGAAAAATGCAGCTTTAGACTTTGTTCAGTTCCTCTACCTATGCCTGCTAGGAAG GATGCAGTTAGACTGAAAGAACTTAACCCTACTTTCCTTCCTCTTCCAAATCATGTTTCTCAAATTTGGCCTGGACCAAATTATGACTACTACTCATCAACCATGCGCTTTACCATATCATCACCTGTG ATGCCTGACGCCGTAGTTGATTATGAGCTGTCAAGTGGCAATTGGAATATTGTCCAACAGCAAAATTTGCTCTATGAAAGAACAAGAATTTTGTATGGGACAACCTCCTCAGGAGGCATTGCCAATGGATCCTCGAATAATTTGAACTCTGATTTTCTAAATGAAATCAAATCTGAAGATGATAACTTGTGGAATTGCCTCTCAGAGTTTTATGCTTGCGAACAATATGATGTCTCCTCATATGATGGAGTTATGGTTCCTTTAACAATTCTGTACTcacgcaaaaacaaaaataataatcaaaatcctGGTTTGCTTCATGGGCATGGAGCTTATGGTGAGTTACTTGACAAGCGGTGGCGCAATGATTTGAAAAGCCTTCTTGATCGTGGTTGGGTTATTGCATATGCTGATGTTAG AGGTGGAGGTGGTCATGGTAAGGCATGGCATCATAATGGTAGACAACAgaagaaacttaattcaatcAAAGATTTTGTCTCCTGTGCCAAGTTCCTCgttgaaaatgagtttgtgCAAGAAAACAAGCTTGCTGGTTGGGGATATAGTGCTGGAGGACTTTTGGTGGCTGCTGCCATTAATAGTTGCCCAGATTTATTTCGTGCTGCCATTTTGAAG GTTCCCTTTTTAGATGCAACCAGCACTCTTCTCCATCCCATTTTACCACTCACAGCAGCTGACTATGAAGAGTTTGGGTGTCCAGGGGACATTGATGATTTTCATGCCATAATGAAATATTGTCCTTATGCCAATATTCAGAAAGATGTCCTTTATCCTGCCGTGTTGATAACCTCGTCCTTTAATACACG ATTTGGGGTTTGGGAAGCAGCAAAATGGGCTGCACGAGTTCGTGAACATACTATTTATGATCCCAAACGCCCGATACTACTTAACTTAACTACGGATATAGTGGAGGAAAACAGATACCTGCAATGCAAGGAATCAGCATTAGAAACTGCATTTCTTATAAAGATGATGGAATCATAA